From Crassaminicella indica, one genomic window encodes:
- a CDS encoding alanine/ornithine racemase family PLP-dependent enzyme translates to MIKQKQKYPVLQIDLNKIYENVKCTVDLCNENGISIAGVVKGFNGLFPVVDQFVKAGCKYIASSRMDQMIKLKESGINLPMMLIRIPMFSEIDELVEYIDISLNSELEILNQIEKVCEVQGKRHGVVLMFDLGDLREGFVDEDEFVDLALYVENNLQNVDLLGVGTNLGCYGSIKPTEKNLGRLCDIAEKIEERIGRKLDIISGGATSSLPLVIDGKIPKRINHLRIGEGMLLAKDLDDLWKIDMSHMHQDIFVLKAEVVEVKDKPTYPIGEIFIDAFGKRPIYEDKGIRKRALLAVGKQDFGLPDKLIPQKQGVEIIGSSSDHLIIDIHDCNEEIKIGDILDFHMYYPPMLYLSGSPYVKKVYI, encoded by the coding sequence ATGATTAAACAAAAGCAAAAATATCCTGTGCTGCAAATTGATTTAAACAAAATCTATGAGAATGTAAAATGCACCGTTGATTTATGTAATGAGAATGGGATTAGTATTGCTGGTGTAGTAAAGGGGTTTAATGGGTTATTTCCAGTTGTTGATCAATTTGTTAAAGCTGGATGTAAATATATTGCCAGTTCAAGAATGGATCAAATGATCAAGCTTAAAGAATCTGGAATAAATTTACCTATGATGCTCATTCGAATTCCTATGTTTAGTGAAATTGATGAATTAGTAGAATATATAGATATCAGCTTAAATTCTGAGCTTGAAATATTAAATCAAATTGAAAAAGTATGTGAAGTTCAAGGAAAAAGACATGGTGTTGTTTTAATGTTTGACCTTGGAGATTTAAGAGAAGGTTTTGTTGATGAAGATGAGTTTGTTGATTTGGCTTTATATGTAGAAAATAACCTTCAAAATGTTGATTTACTTGGTGTAGGAACGAACCTAGGATGTTATGGTTCTATAAAGCCTACAGAAAAGAATCTTGGAAGACTTTGTGATATAGCAGAAAAAATAGAAGAAAGAATAGGTAGGAAGCTTGATATTATATCTGGTGGAGCTACAAGCTCTCTTCCTCTTGTTATAGATGGGAAAATTCCAAAAAGAATCAATCATTTAAGAATTGGCGAAGGAATGCTTTTAGCAAAGGATTTAGATGATTTGTGGAAAATAGACATGAGTCATATGCATCAAGATATATTTGTTCTGAAGGCTGAAGTAGTAGAAGTAAAAGATAAACCTACCTATCCTATTGGAGAAATATTTATTGATGCTTTTGGGAAAAGACCTATCTATGAGGATAAGGGTATACGAAAGAGAGCCCTATTGGCTGTTGGAAAGCAGGATTTTGGATTGCCTGATAAATTGATTCCTCAAAAACAAGGAGTTGAAATTATTGGAAGTAGTAGTGATCATTTGATTATAGATATTCATGATTGTAATGAAGAAATAAAAATAGGAGACATTCTTGATTTTCATATGTATTATCCACCAATGCTTTATTTAAGTGGTTCTCCATATGTAAAAAAAGTATATATTTAA